The following coding sequences lie in one Montipora foliosa isolate CH-2021 chromosome 11, ASM3666993v2, whole genome shotgun sequence genomic window:
- the LOC137977378 gene encoding uncharacterized protein → MVTSPYNSKANGQVEAAVKSAKKLLRKTARGGDDFHLGLLAIRNTPSQGIGSSPAQRLMNRRTRTLLPTTSTLLEPRSLSTKQEREKLKDVKKMQARYYNAHAKGLPPLHEGDTVRLKPFQLGQKEWKKGAVVERLDERSYEIETADGSTYRRNRIHLRKTNEPPPGETISEPLRTPTHYRNARVANESPSGSTFTELPQVPSYSEEPDEHTPCEN, encoded by the coding sequence ATGGTAACCTCTCCTTACAACAGTAAAGCAAATGGACAGGTTGAGGCAGCAGTCAAATCTGCTAAGAAATTGCTCCGCAAGACTGCTAGAGGCGGCGACGATTTCCACTTGGGACTTCTTGCGATACGTAATACTCCATCACAAGGGATTGGCAGTAGTCCCGCTCAGCGGCTCATGAACAGAAGGACAAGGACTCTGCTGCCCACCACAAGCACTCTCCTGGAACCGAGATCCTTAAGTACCAAGCAAGAGAGAGAGAAGCTGAAGGATGTTAAAAAGATGCAAGCCAGATATTACAACGCTCATGCCAAAGGCCTACCTCCACTGCACGAGGGAGATACTGTAAGATTGAAACCATTTCAACTCGGACAAAAGGAATGGAAGAAGGGTGCCGTTGTTGAGAGACTTGACGAAAGGTCATACGAGATAGAGACGGCTGATGGATCCACCTACAGGCGTAACAGAATTCACCTGCGAAAGACCAATGAGCCACCCCCTGGGGAAACTATCAGTGAACCACTACGGACCCCAACCCACTACAGAAATGCAAGAGTAGCCAATGAATCGCCCTCGGGGTCGACCTTCACTGAACTACCACAAGTACCAAGCTACTCTGAAGAGCCTGACGAACACACACCCTGTGAAAACTGA
- the LOC137977380 gene encoding uncharacterized protein, with product MVAAVGSVILFTILAMSDEGSAETPVVVSSQASQGIPSSQTMMNRPPLPQVKPPPPLNLVDCSAKQWKLWKQAWLNFAIVSKISTQDDSYQKAFFLCTIGQSALEIYNAFRYSTNDNPDKVDTIIAKVDEYFMGDVNETYERFKFNQRNQEAGESFDAYLTGLRNLTESCNFCTCPNMSDSLLLDRIVLGVRNEDARKRLLQERKLDLKKCIDICRTSESATTQLQAIGGKLEEIHTIKPEDSSLKIRGKRGGRTDDLNNQVSRKLKCKFCCKSHVLKEQLCPAWGKRCNLCGRMNHWKG from the coding sequence ATGGTGGCAGCGGTGGGATCTGTTATTTTATTTACTATTCTCGCGATGAGCGACGAAGGATCTGCTGAAACTCCCGTGGTTGTTTCTTCACAAGCTTCACAAGGTATACCTTCGAGCCAAACTATGATGAATCGTCCGCCTTTACCTCAGGTAAAACCACCCCCTCCTCTAAACCTAGTGGACTGTTCGGCCAAACAGTGGAAGTTGTGGAAACAGGCCTGGCTTAATTTCGCTATCGTTTCCAAGATATCAACTCAGGACGACTCATATCAGAAAGCTTTCTTCCTTTGCACAATCGGCCAAAGCGCCTTAGAAATCTACAACGCTTTCCGATATAGCACGAATGACAATCCTGACAAGGTGGACACCATCATCGCGAAAGTCGACGAATACTTCATGGGAGATGTTAACGAAACTTATGAGCGTTTCAAGTTTAATCAAAGGAATCAGGAAGCCGGCGAAAGCTTCGACGCTTACCTCACTGGCCTTCGAAACTTGACTGAATCATGCAACTTCTGTACTTGCCCTAATATGAGCGACTCCCTTCTCCTTGACCGTATTGTCCTTGGGGTTAGAAATGAAGATGCACGAAAGCGTTTACTACAAGAGCGCAAGCTTGACTTAAAGAAGTGTATTGACATCTGCCGCACCTCTGAAAGCGCTACAACCCAACTGCAGGCTATCGGTGGGAAACTAGAAGAAATTCACACTATTAAACCTGAAGATAGCTCTCTGAAAATACGAGGGAAACGAGGTGGCCGTACTGACGATCTAAACAACCAAGTGTCACGAAAGCTCAAATGCAAATTCTGTTGCAAATCTCACGTTCTAAAGGAACAATTATGTCCCGCATGGGGTAAAAGATGCAATCTGTGTGGAAGGATGAATCACTGGAAGGGCTGA